CCAATTTTCAAACCACGGGAATTTGGTATGATTATTTTTCCGGGGATTCGATCAGCGTGAGCGATACGCAGGCAGCGCTGGCTTTGCAGCCGGGCCATTTTCGTATTTACACCAGCAAGCGTTTGCCGCCGCCGGAGCCGGGCATTGTCACCGGCGTGGCAGAACCTCCGGCAAGTGTTGCGGCTGCATTCGAAGTGCAGCAGAATTACCCCAATCCATTCAATCCTTCGACACAAATCAATTTTTCTGTGCCGCGCGCAGAGCGTGTGGTTGTTCGCATTTTCGATGTGTTGGGCCGGGAAGTTGTAACTTTGTTCGACGGGATGAAAACCGCCGGCGCGCATTCTCTCTTGTGGAATGGCAAGAATGCGAACGGGAAAACGGTGAGCAGCGGTGTTTATGTCTTGCGCCTTTCAGCCGGAACGGAGGTGGCAGTGAAAAAGATGGTCGTGGCGAGGTGATCTTGCCGGCGCTATTGCGGCGTGACCCTGCCAGAATTTCCGCTTGACTTGCGGAGATCATGACTATATATTGACTGCGTTTAAATGCACGAATTTCAGCGTTTGAGATTGTGATGGTGTCTTTTTGATCATATTTCTTCAGGCGCAACCGGGTAAACAAAAATCTCCTGAAATTGTGATCGTGTCTATCCTGACGAGACTTTGGGAGGCAACACAAAAGGGCAAGCCCTCATGAAAATCGCGCTTGATCCGGGACATGGCGGCATTTATACCGGCGCGATCGGTAATGTGCCATTTGAATTGCAGGAAAAAGACGTCACCCTGTCCCTATGCATCAAGATCAAAGATTTGCTGAAAGCAGCCGGCCATAAAGTCATTTTAACGCGCACCCGCGATGTTCACCTTGCGACGAACATACGTGATGATATTCACCGGCGCGCGGCTCTCGCCAATGAGGCCAATGCGGAGGTGCTGATCAGCATTCATTGCAACGCTTTCTCCGATCCCAATCCTGAAGGCATCGAATCGTGGTACAAGCCGCATTCGGCGGCAGCAGAGAAATTCGCGCGCGCGATTCAAAACGCGCTGGTTGCCAAATTCAGCAATCATCTCAATCGCGGCGTCAAGCCCAAAGATTTGTTGCTCTTTCGCTATGCCCAAATGCCGGCCTGCCATATTGAAACGGAGTTCTTGACCAATCCCGCACAGCTTGAATTTTTGGCCTCGGATTTCAATCAGGATGCGATTGCCGACGCCATCGTGCGCGGCTTGCTGCACTTGTCAAGTTCGCCCCGTCGCCGTTCCTAAAAAAATCGCCGCAGCTCTCCGCAGTTTTGCCTTTGGGCGGTACCCTTATCAGATGCGATATGACGAAAACGGAAGGACGCCGCATTTTCTTACCGCTGCCGCCCGGCCTCGCTTTCATCAAAAACAGGACGTGAATTAGGAGCGTGACTCTCATGGATAGCACTGCAACGATGAATGACATCTTTGTTCGCGTGAAGGAGAAACAATATGGCCCGTTTACCACACAGGAACTGCGTTCGTTAGCCAACCAAGGCGGTTTTAGCCCGGCAGACGAAGTCTGGAATGATGATGAAGGCCAATGGGTGCCGGCCTCTGCTTTGCAGAACCTGGAAACGGTTTTTAATAACGAGGCAAACGCCTCGATGAATCGCGCCAAGCGTGTCATTGCGGTCGGCGGCGGCAAGGGCGGAGTCGGCAAAACGGTTTTCACCGCGTCACTCGGCGTCGGCTTGGCGAGCATGGGAAAGCAAGTGGTGATGGTTGACGCAGATTTGGGCGGCGCGAATCTACATACCGTGATGGGCATGCTCGAACCCGAGCGCACGTTCTATGATTTCTATTCGCTCAACGTCGAGAATCTCAACGATATCATTCTTCCCACGCGCATCGACCGGTTGCGCCTGATCAGCGGCGCGTGCGGCACGCTCGGCTTGGCGAATCCCAAATACGCGCAAAAGCTGCGGTTCATCAAACAATTGCGCACCATTGACGCGGATTTTGTTTTGCTCGATTTGGGCGCCGGCTCTTCCTACAATGTCGTTGATTTCTTTTTGGCGGCGGATGAGGGCATCGTCGTGACTAATCCCGAGCCTACGGCGATTCAGGAATGTTTCAATTTCATTCGCATCTGCCAACTGCGGCGGTTGCGACTGGCGTTCCAGGATCACCCGGAAGTTTCGGCGATTCTTGCGCAAGACGATCTCGACAAGCCCGGCCGC
This portion of the Cytophagia bacterium CHB2 genome encodes:
- a CDS encoding N-acetylmuramoyl-L-alanine amidase; this translates as MKIALDPGHGGIYTGAIGNVPFELQEKDVTLSLCIKIKDLLKAAGHKVILTRTRDVHLATNIRDDIHRRAALANEANAEVLISIHCNAFSDPNPEGIESWYKPHSAAAEKFARAIQNALVAKFSNHLNRGVKPKDLLLFRYAQMPACHIETEFLTNPAQLEFLASDFNQDAIADAIVRGLLHLSSSPRRRS
- a CDS encoding DUF4339 domain-containing protein translates to MDSTATMNDIFVRVKEKQYGPFTTQELRSLANQGGFSPADEVWNDDEGQWVPASALQNLETVFNNEANASMNRAKRVIAVGGGKGGVGKTVFTASLGVGLASMGKQVVMVDADLGGANLHTVMGMLEPERTFYDFYSLNVENLNDIILPTRIDRLRLISGACGTLGLANPKYAQKLRFIKQLRTIDADFVLLDLGAGSSYNVVDFFLAADEGIVVTNPEPTAIQECFNFIRICQLRRLRLAFQDHPEVSAILAQDDLDKPGRIAVTMPELLAQVQAVDANAARLMQSMLESHHLKLVLNMVMKKDDIKEGLAIQTAAAELLSLEVDYLGFITYDPSVRTSVREFKPFLLEAPNSPASQDLAKLISVKMLGNKSLFKNFWEKRKLHRQLQEQRAEYPELNLQQQAPICSIKCFYWGDCEYQNGGHPCTVRHLEPIFKS